The Sphingopyxis macrogoltabida genome contains a region encoding:
- a CDS encoding MaoC family dehydratase, whose product MSTYRLVAFNTATDNDNKIHDDATARRFGFSGGLVPGVEVFAYMSHVPAALWGYDFLRRGFMSARFLKPVYDGDEAIAEGSPQGRGLVLTLSSRDILCAQGGAHLVDPPNVTLDDIPFRTPFAAAARPDASPESLAEGTVLGTCDTAFDERYGAAYLSDTRETLAVYEGGAVTSPGWLLHHANFVLAKHVKLGPWIHVGSDVHFHGVLRGPGTLQTRARVTRHFETNGHLFTVLDVRVAHDGRVLMSGAHTAIYRPRQVRAVVETTLRRGPD is encoded by the coding sequence ATGAGTACTTACCGACTGGTCGCGTTCAACACCGCGACCGACAACGACAACAAGATCCACGACGATGCGACCGCGCGGCGCTTCGGTTTCAGCGGCGGCCTTGTGCCAGGCGTCGAGGTCTTCGCTTATATGAGCCATGTGCCGGCCGCACTTTGGGGCTACGACTTCCTGCGCCGCGGCTTCATGAGCGCGCGCTTCCTGAAGCCTGTCTATGACGGCGACGAGGCGATCGCGGAAGGTTCGCCGCAAGGGCGGGGGCTCGTGCTGACGCTCTCAAGCCGCGATATTCTATGTGCGCAGGGTGGGGCGCATCTCGTTGATCCGCCCAATGTCACGCTCGACGACATCCCCTTTCGCACACCCTTTGCGGCGGCCGCCCGCCCGGACGCCTCGCCGGAAAGCCTCGCTGAAGGTACGGTGCTCGGGACCTGTGACACTGCCTTCGATGAACGCTACGGCGCTGCCTATCTGAGCGACACGCGCGAGACGCTGGCCGTTTACGAAGGCGGTGCGGTCACGTCGCCGGGCTGGCTACTGCATCACGCGAATTTCGTGCTGGCCAAGCACGTCAAGCTCGGCCCCTGGATCCATGTCGGCAGCGACGTTCACTTTCATGGCGTCTTGCGCGGCCCGGGCACGCTGCAGACCCGCGCGCGTGTGACGCGCCATTTCGAGACCAACGGTCACCTCTTCACTGTACTGGACGTGCGCGTCGCGCATGATGGACGCGTGCTGATGTCCGGTGCGCACACGGCGATCTACCGCCCGCGCCAGGTGCGCGCAGTCGTTGAGACAACTCTGAGACGGGGGCCTGACTGA